A part of Phoenix dactylifera cultivar Barhee BC4 chromosome 2, palm_55x_up_171113_PBpolish2nd_filt_p, whole genome shotgun sequence genomic DNA contains:
- the LOC103719598 gene encoding F-box protein At4g35930-like isoform X1 — MRRKPMAFKQKKRVKNACNKYLKPGALAQLRDGRTTARSCTDIGKKRIVFNSEKAKLVLLHKEEVTVHSNTPVASPIRINFQTMVDGNKQQKLPVTPKTPEGVDCDNQSRLESLSIDLLVKILCHLHHDQLKAVFHVSQRVRAAVLLARQLHFNYTTPDRSRQEMLSTKTPLPTEHWPFVSKGDGNAIQGSSPHTPKAPRHGPRPFRLRMMDMKQIAAVLFQESVLPSTRMVPPGLPRPAFKPVASSRVLFCEDELCQAVAQNKLR, encoded by the exons ATGAGGCGGAAACCCATGGCGTTCAAACAAAAGAAGCGAGTGAAGAATGCATGCAATAAGTACTTGAAACCTGGTGCACTTGCCCAGCTCCGTGATGGGAGGACAACAGCGAGATCTTGCACAGATATAGGCAAGAAAAGGATTGTCTTCAACTCAGAGAAGGCAAAACTAGTTCTACTGCATAAGGAAGAGGTTACTGTTCACAGCAATACACCTGTTGCATCTCCAATTAGGATCAATTTCCAGACAATGGTAGATGGAAATAAGCAGCAGAAATTGCCCGTAACACCTAAAACACCAGAAGGGGTGGACTGCGATAATCAATCGAGGCTCGAATCTCTTTCTATTGACCTACTG GTTAAAATCCTATGCCACTTGCATCATGATCAGCTAAAAGctgttttccatgtttctcagcGAGTACGAGCAGCT GTCCTTCTGGCCAGGCAACTTCATTTCAATTACACAACTCCAGACCGGTCTAGACAGGAGATGCTCAGTACAAAGACACCTCTTCCAACAGAGCATTGGCCTTTTGTGAG CAAGGGAGATGGGAATGCTATCCAGGGATCGAGTCCGCACACTCCAAAAGCTCCAAGGCATGGGCCTCGTCCTTTTCGTCTTCGCATGATGGACATGAAACAGATTGCAGCTGTTCTTTTTCAGGAGTCTGTGTTACCTTCAACACGCATGGTGCCACCAGGTTTGCCAAGGCCTGCATTCAAGCCTGTGGCTTCTAGTAGAGTCCTATTTTGTGAGGACGAGCTATGCCAAGCAGTAGCACAGAATAAGCTTCGTTGA
- the LOC103719598 gene encoding F-box protein At4g35930-like isoform X2, producing the protein MRRKPMAFKQKKRVKNACNKYLKPGALAQLRDGRTTARSCTDIGKKRIVFNSEKAKLVLLHKEEVTVHSNTPVASPIRINFQTMVDGNKQQKLPVTPKTPEGVDCDNQSRLESLSIDLLVLLARQLHFNYTTPDRSRQEMLSTKTPLPTEHWPFVSKGDGNAIQGSSPHTPKAPRHGPRPFRLRMMDMKQIAAVLFQESVLPSTRMVPPGLPRPAFKPVASSRVLFCEDELCQAVAQNKLR; encoded by the exons ATGAGGCGGAAACCCATGGCGTTCAAACAAAAGAAGCGAGTGAAGAATGCATGCAATAAGTACTTGAAACCTGGTGCACTTGCCCAGCTCCGTGATGGGAGGACAACAGCGAGATCTTGCACAGATATAGGCAAGAAAAGGATTGTCTTCAACTCAGAGAAGGCAAAACTAGTTCTACTGCATAAGGAAGAGGTTACTGTTCACAGCAATACACCTGTTGCATCTCCAATTAGGATCAATTTCCAGACAATGGTAGATGGAAATAAGCAGCAGAAATTGCCCGTAACACCTAAAACACCAGAAGGGGTGGACTGCGATAATCAATCGAGGCTCGAATCTCTTTCTATTGACCTACTG GTCCTTCTGGCCAGGCAACTTCATTTCAATTACACAACTCCAGACCGGTCTAGACAGGAGATGCTCAGTACAAAGACACCTCTTCCAACAGAGCATTGGCCTTTTGTGAG CAAGGGAGATGGGAATGCTATCCAGGGATCGAGTCCGCACACTCCAAAAGCTCCAAGGCATGGGCCTCGTCCTTTTCGTCTTCGCATGATGGACATGAAACAGATTGCAGCTGTTCTTTTTCAGGAGTCTGTGTTACCTTCAACACGCATGGTGCCACCAGGTTTGCCAAGGCCTGCATTCAAGCCTGTGGCTTCTAGTAGAGTCCTATTTTGTGAGGACGAGCTATGCCAAGCAGTAGCACAGAATAAGCTTCGTTGA